The following are encoded in a window of Mycolicibacterium tusciae JS617 genomic DNA:
- a CDS encoding methyltransferase: MSDKPAKVPPARVVRIIESARTALQKLNRAMVPGNIALLETAQGAWVSAALYVAAKLGIADELANGPKTADQVAAKVGAHPDSVFRLMRMLAGRDVFRQRRDGRFELAPMGEALRADAPGSLRSMVLFIGSPEHWTEWGELLYSVQTGRPSPEKLYGKSYFEHLDEAPEQAAIFNDAMSTMAAMANETVLPAYDFSGFKLIADIGGGHGRLLSAILRSAPTARGVLFDLPSVVAGAGPVLEAAGVANRCAVEGGSFMDSVPDGADAYVMKSIIHDWDDEISEKILRNVRTAIASNGRLLLLELVLPERATANWGAVLDMEMLVSPGGRERTRAEFANLLARCGFRLTRVVDTATPMMSIVEAAPA, encoded by the coding sequence GTGTCCGATAAGCCCGCGAAGGTCCCGCCCGCCCGCGTCGTCCGCATCATCGAGTCCGCGCGCACGGCGCTGCAAAAACTCAACCGGGCCATGGTTCCCGGCAACATCGCATTACTCGAGACGGCGCAGGGCGCCTGGGTGTCGGCGGCCCTTTACGTGGCTGCCAAGCTCGGCATCGCCGACGAGCTCGCCAACGGCCCCAAGACAGCCGACCAGGTAGCCGCCAAAGTGGGCGCGCACCCGGACTCGGTGTTCCGCTTGATGCGCATGCTCGCCGGTCGGGATGTGTTCCGCCAACGGCGGGATGGCCGGTTCGAGCTGGCCCCCATGGGTGAGGCGTTACGCGCCGACGCCCCGGGGTCCCTGCGGTCGATGGTCCTGTTCATCGGCTCTCCCGAGCACTGGACGGAATGGGGCGAGCTGCTGTACTCGGTGCAGACAGGCCGGCCCTCGCCCGAAAAGCTCTACGGCAAGTCATATTTCGAGCATCTCGATGAGGCACCCGAGCAGGCTGCGATCTTCAACGACGCCATGTCGACGATGGCGGCCATGGCCAACGAAACGGTGCTCCCGGCCTATGACTTCTCCGGGTTCAAGCTCATCGCCGACATCGGCGGTGGCCATGGCCGGCTGCTCAGCGCCATTCTGCGGTCAGCCCCGACGGCTAGGGGCGTGCTGTTCGACCTTCCCTCGGTCGTCGCCGGGGCCGGGCCGGTGCTCGAGGCTGCAGGCGTCGCGAATCGTTGCGCCGTCGAGGGCGGTTCATTCATGGACTCGGTGCCCGACGGTGCCGATGCCTACGTGATGAAGTCGATCATCCACGACTGGGACGACGAGATCTCGGAAAAGATCCTGCGCAACGTCCGCACCGCGATCGCGTCGAACGGCCGACTGCTGTTGCTCGAACTCGTCCTGCCCGAGCGCGCGACCGCCAATTGGGGAGCCGTGCTCGACATGGAAATGCTCGTTTCGCCCGGCGGCCGGGAACGCACCCGTGCAGAGTTCGCCAACCTGTTGGCGCGATGCGGGTTCCGACTCACCCGGGTCGTCGACACCGCGACGCCGATGATGTCGATCGTGGAAGCCGCCCCCGCTTAG
- a CDS encoding RidA family protein, translated as MKRRNVSSGSEYEATVGYSRAVRTGPYVVVAGTTGTGDDVTAQARDALQRIEIALREVGASMADVVRTRMYVTDVSLWRDVGAVHAEVFGEVMPVATMVEVSALIAPEHLVEIEVDAYVDGDR; from the coding sequence ATGAAGCGCCGCAACGTGTCGTCCGGCTCAGAGTACGAGGCAACGGTCGGATACTCGCGTGCGGTACGGACGGGCCCGTACGTCGTGGTGGCGGGTACGACTGGCACCGGTGACGACGTCACCGCGCAGGCGCGGGACGCCTTGCAGCGCATAGAGATAGCACTTCGGGAAGTCGGCGCGTCCATGGCGGACGTGGTGCGTACCCGAATGTATGTGACCGATGTCTCTCTGTGGCGCGACGTCGGCGCCGTCCATGCCGAGGTGTTCGGCGAGGTCATGCCCGTGGCGACCATGGTCGAAGTGTCCGCCCTGATCGCGCCGGAACACCTGGTGGAGATCGAGGTCGACGCGTACGTCGACGGGGACCGATAG
- a CDS encoding DUF952 domain-containing protein — MQPLPAVLVHICGAEEWRAGQTHGELRPDSLASSGFVHLSTPEQVHLPANRLYAGRTDLVLLRVDPARLSSPVRWEPGVPTDPDAMVFPHLYGPLPRDAVITVTPYEPGADGRFAPLSH; from the coding sequence ATGCAACCCTTGCCGGCTGTGCTGGTCCACATTTGCGGTGCCGAAGAGTGGCGTGCTGGGCAGACGCACGGTGAGCTTCGCCCCGATTCGCTGGCCTCGAGCGGCTTCGTTCATCTGTCCACGCCCGAGCAGGTGCACCTGCCGGCGAACCGGCTTTACGCCGGTCGCACAGACCTCGTGCTGCTCCGCGTCGACCCGGCACGGTTGTCCTCTCCAGTCCGTTGGGAACCCGGCGTTCCGACCGATCCCGATGCGATGGTGTTCCCGCATTTGTACGGACCACTCCCTAGGGATGCTGTGATTACGGTCACGCCGTACGAGCCGGGGGCCGACGGACGCTTCGCCCCGCTCTCGCACTAG
- a CDS encoding DUF7455 domain-containing protein gives MTATLFSPELTKADRCDRCGAAARVRAKLPSGGELLFCQHHANEHEAKLVELAAVLESSPLEA, from the coding sequence ATGACCGCAACGCTCTTTAGCCCGGAATTGACCAAGGCTGACCGCTGCGATCGCTGCGGGGCCGCGGCTCGCGTACGGGCAAAGCTGCCGTCCGGCGGCGAACTGCTGTTCTGCCAGCATCACGCCAACGAGCACGAAGCCAAGCTGGTGGAGCTCGCAGCGGTTCTCGAGTCGAGCCCGCTGGAGGCATAG
- a CDS encoding YihY/virulence factor BrkB family protein — MSDQSQPLPLPPSRHHIRHIVTRTLSKSWDDSIFSESAQAAFWCALSLPPLLLGMLGSLAYIAPLFGPETLPAIQDQLIGTAERFFSASIVDEIIEPTVLDIVKGARGEVVSIGFVISLWAGSSAISSFVDSVVEAHDQTPLRHPVRQRFFALGLYVVMLVSAIAAAPFVALGPRKIAEQLPESWDNALAFGYYPLLFVTFVVGVNILYRVSLPEPLPSHRLVLGSILATVVFLAATLGLRVYLTWITSTGYTYGALATPIAFLLFAFFLGFAIMLGAELNAAIQEEWPASTTHANRARAWLKRKAGSPNGDDEPSDEKAVAIAAPPAAAGSPAPPAGGTDAATS, encoded by the coding sequence ATGAGCGACCAGTCCCAACCGTTACCGTTGCCCCCGTCGCGCCATCACATTCGGCATATCGTCACGCGCACGCTCTCAAAAAGCTGGGACGATTCGATCTTTTCCGAGTCGGCGCAGGCGGCGTTCTGGTGCGCGCTGTCGCTTCCTCCGCTGCTGTTGGGCATGCTCGGCAGTCTCGCGTACATAGCGCCTTTGTTCGGCCCGGAGACCTTGCCGGCCATCCAGGACCAGTTGATCGGCACCGCGGAACGCTTCTTCTCCGCCAGCATCGTGGACGAGATCATCGAGCCCACGGTCCTCGACATCGTCAAGGGCGCCAGGGGCGAAGTGGTGTCGATCGGCTTCGTGATCTCGCTGTGGGCGGGCTCGTCGGCCATCTCGTCGTTCGTGGACTCCGTAGTGGAGGCCCACGACCAGACACCACTGCGCCATCCCGTGCGGCAACGGTTCTTCGCGCTGGGCCTGTACGTGGTGATGCTGGTGTCGGCGATTGCGGCAGCGCCGTTCGTTGCACTGGGGCCGCGCAAGATCGCCGAACAGTTGCCCGAAAGCTGGGACAACGCACTGGCCTTCGGCTACTACCCCCTGCTGTTCGTCACGTTCGTGGTCGGGGTGAACATTCTCTATCGGGTGTCGTTGCCCGAACCGCTACCCTCGCACCGGCTTGTCCTGGGGTCGATCCTGGCAACGGTCGTCTTCCTGGCGGCGACATTGGGCCTGCGGGTCTACCTGACCTGGATAACCAGCACCGGATACACCTATGGCGCATTGGCGACACCGATCGCGTTCCTGCTGTTCGCCTTCTTCCTCGGCTTCGCGATCATGCTGGGCGCCGAACTCAACGCCGCCATCCAGGAGGAGTGGCCTGCGTCGACCACCCATGCCAATCGGGCCCGGGCCTGGCTCAAGCGCAAAGCCGGCTCACCTAACGGTGACGATGAGCCTTCCGACGAAAAAGCGGTCGCCATCGCCGCTCCGCCAGCTGCGGCAGGATCGCCGGCTCCGCCAGCGGGGGGGACCGACGCCGCTACGTCTTGA
- a CDS encoding DUF3039 domain-containing protein → MRTQTIERTDTDERVDDGTDSDTPKYFHYVKKDKIAESAVMGTHVVALCGEVFPVTKAAKPGSPVCPDCKKIYEKLKT, encoded by the coding sequence ATGCGAACCCAGACGATCGAACGCACCGACACCGACGAACGCGTCGACGACGGGACTGACAGCGACACCCCGAAGTACTTTCACTACGTCAAGAAGGACAAGATCGCCGAGAGCGCGGTGATGGGTACGCACGTCGTGGCGCTGTGCGGCGAGGTGTTCCCGGTCACGAAGGCTGCGAAACCCGGGTCGCCGGTCTGCCCCGACTGCAAGAAGATCTACGAGAAGCTCAAGACGTAG
- a CDS encoding DUF3099 domain-containing protein has translation MKQGPELSFDDDGRPILITRAAPSYEVQHRQRVRKYLALMFWRVPALIGAAVAYGIWENGLISLAILVASIPLPWIAVLIANDRPPRRAEEPRRYESKRRIPLFPTAERPALEHRAHSVRQSGEGDPPRDVVG, from the coding sequence ATGAAACAAGGCCCTGAGCTGAGTTTCGATGATGACGGTCGGCCGATCCTGATCACCCGTGCCGCGCCCTCGTACGAAGTCCAGCACCGGCAACGGGTACGCAAGTACCTGGCGTTGATGTTCTGGCGGGTGCCCGCGCTGATCGGGGCCGCGGTGGCATACGGCATCTGGGAGAACGGACTCATCTCGCTGGCGATCCTGGTGGCGTCCATCCCGTTGCCGTGGATTGCGGTCCTGATCGCCAATGATCGTCCGCCGCGCCGTGCCGAAGAACCGCGTCGATACGAGTCCAAACGGCGAATTCCACTGTTTCCGACGGCCGAACGACCCGCGCTGGAGCATCGCGCTCACTCGGTGCGGCAATCCGGCGAGGGCGATCCGCCCCGCGATGTCGTGGGCTGA
- a CDS encoding sigma-70 family RNA polymerase sigma factor, with the protein MANATLSRIEGDLDAQSPAADLVRVYLNGIGKTALLNAADEVELAKRIEAGLYAQHLLATRKRLGENRKRDLAAVVRDGEAARRHLLEANLRLVVSLAKRYTGRGMPLLDLIQEGNLGLIRAMEKFDYAKGFKFSTYATWWIRQAITRGMADQSRTIRLPVHLVEQVNKLARIKREMHQNLGRDATDEELAEESGIPAEKIADLLSHSRDPVSLDMPVGSDEEAPLGDFIEDAEAMSAENAVISELLHTDIRHVLATLDEREQQVIRLRFGLDDGQPRTLDQIGKLFGLSRERVRQIEREVMAKLRNGERAERLRSYAS; encoded by the coding sequence ATGGCAAATGCCACCCTTAGCCGCATCGAGGGCGACCTGGACGCCCAGAGTCCAGCCGCCGACCTCGTACGCGTTTATTTGAACGGCATTGGCAAAACGGCGTTGCTCAATGCTGCAGATGAGGTCGAGCTCGCGAAGCGCATTGAGGCAGGGCTTTACGCGCAGCATCTGCTCGCCACTCGCAAGCGCCTGGGCGAGAACCGCAAACGTGATCTTGCTGCCGTTGTCCGGGACGGCGAAGCCGCTCGCCGCCACCTGCTCGAAGCCAACCTTCGCCTCGTGGTGTCGTTGGCCAAGCGCTACACCGGACGCGGCATGCCGCTGCTGGATCTGATCCAGGAAGGCAACCTCGGCCTGATCCGCGCGATGGAGAAGTTCGACTACGCCAAGGGCTTCAAGTTCTCGACGTACGCCACCTGGTGGATCCGTCAGGCGATCACCCGCGGCATGGCCGACCAGAGCCGCACCATCCGCCTCCCGGTCCACCTCGTCGAGCAGGTCAACAAGCTGGCCCGGATCAAGCGTGAGATGCACCAGAACCTGGGCCGCGACGCGACCGACGAGGAACTGGCTGAAGAGTCGGGCATCCCGGCGGAGAAGATCGCCGATCTGCTTTCGCACAGCCGCGATCCGGTGAGCTTGGACATGCCTGTCGGTAGCGACGAGGAAGCACCGCTGGGCGACTTCATCGAGGATGCCGAGGCCATGTCGGCCGAGAACGCGGTGATCTCCGAATTGCTGCACACCGATATCCGCCACGTGCTGGCCACCCTCGACGAGCGCGAGCAGCAGGTGATCCGGTTGCGATTCGGCCTGGACGACGGCCAGCCGCGCACCCTGGACCAGATCGGCAAGCTGTTCGGTCTCTCCCGCGAGCGCGTACGCCAGATCGAGCGCGAGGTGATGGCGAAGCTTCGCAACGGCGAACGCGCCGAACGGTTGCGGTCTTACGCCAGCTAG
- a CDS encoding metal-dependent transcriptional regulator, whose translation MNDLVDTTEMYLRTIYDLEEEGVVPLRARIAERLDQSGPTVSQTVSRMERDGLLHVAGDRHLQLTDKGRGLAVAVMRKHRLAERLLVDVIGLPWEEVHAEACRWEHVMSEDVERRLVRVLDNPTTSPFGNPIPGLAELGLASSGLGADQINLVRLTELPAGMPVAVVVRQLTEHVQGDVELIGRLKDAGVVPNARVTVEANDHGGVMIVIPGHEQVELPHHMAHAVKVEKV comes from the coding sequence ATGAACGATCTGGTCGACACCACCGAGATGTACCTGCGGACCATCTACGACCTCGAGGAAGAGGGCGTAGTGCCGCTGCGTGCGCGCATCGCTGAGCGCCTGGACCAGAGCGGCCCGACCGTCAGCCAGACCGTCTCCCGGATGGAACGCGACGGCCTGCTGCACGTGGCAGGTGACCGGCACCTCCAGCTCACCGACAAGGGCCGCGGCCTGGCCGTCGCCGTCATGCGCAAGCATCGACTCGCCGAGCGGCTCCTGGTCGACGTGATCGGGCTGCCGTGGGAGGAAGTGCATGCCGAGGCGTGTCGCTGGGAACACGTGATGAGCGAGGACGTCGAGCGCCGCCTGGTTCGGGTCCTCGACAATCCCACGACCTCCCCCTTCGGCAATCCCATCCCAGGCCTGGCCGAGCTCGGTCTGGCCTCCAGCGGATTGGGCGCCGACCAGATCAACCTGGTGCGGCTCACCGAGCTGCCCGCCGGAATGCCGGTCGCCGTCGTGGTGCGCCAGCTGACCGAACACGTCCAAGGCGATGTCGAGCTCATCGGGCGACTCAAGGACGCCGGTGTCGTGCCCAATGCCCGCGTGACCGTGGAAGCCAACGACCACGGCGGCGTGATGATCGTGATCCCCGGCCACGAGCAGGTCGAATTGCCCCACCACATGGCGCACGCCGTCAAGGTCGAGAAGGTCTAG
- a CDS encoding DUF4192 domain-containing protein has product MTSQSPDLSLNRPGVLIAALPAVLGFVPEKSLVLVTVDRGEMGCVMRVDLSGELSDSVEHIAEVAASAEPDAAIAVVVDESGATCRMCNEDYRRLAASLSSALAERGIELLAAHVVDRVAVGGRWHCADGCGHAGTVEDPSASPLAVAAVLDGRRLYARRAELQDVIAVADPARSAAMAEAIGSCDVDRPDADVRGDVETAIAAAARVADGQPLSDDMAARLACALTDPLVRDTLYALAVGEDAGAAESLWAELARTLPEPWRVEALVLLAFSAYARGDGPLAGVSLDAALRCDDTHRMAGMLDTALQSGMRPEQIRDLAATGYRLANRLGVQLPPRRPFGRRAG; this is encoded by the coding sequence ATGACATCGCAATCACCCGACCTCAGCCTGAACCGACCCGGCGTGCTGATCGCCGCCCTGCCCGCAGTTCTGGGCTTCGTGCCCGAGAAGTCGCTCGTCTTGGTGACTGTCGATCGCGGGGAGATGGGATGCGTTATGCGCGTTGATCTTTCCGGTGAGCTGTCCGACTCGGTCGAACACATCGCAGAAGTGGCCGCCTCCGCAGAACCCGACGCAGCAATCGCAGTTGTGGTCGACGAGAGCGGCGCAACGTGCCGGATGTGCAACGAGGACTACCGTCGTCTGGCCGCCTCCCTGTCTTCGGCGTTGGCCGAGCGCGGCATCGAATTGCTGGCCGCCCATGTCGTCGACCGGGTCGCGGTCGGGGGACGGTGGCACTGCGCGGACGGCTGCGGCCACGCAGGCACCGTCGAAGACCCGTCCGCGTCACCGTTGGCGGTGGCGGCTGTCCTGGACGGGCGCAGGCTCTATGCGCGGCGCGCGGAGTTGCAGGACGTCATTGCCGTCGCCGATCCGGCCCGCAGCGCAGCCATGGCGGAGGCGATCGGAAGCTGCGACGTCGACCGGCCGGATGCCGACGTGCGAGGCGACGTCGAAACGGCGATCGCCGCGGCTGCCCGTGTCGCCGACGGGCAGCCGTTGTCCGATGACATGGCCGCGCGGCTGGCGTGCGCGTTGACCGACCCGCTGGTGCGCGACACGCTCTACGCGCTGGCGGTGGGGGAGGACGCCGGAGCCGCTGAGTCGTTGTGGGCTGAGCTGGCACGGACGCTTCCGGAGCCTTGGCGCGTGGAAGCGCTTGTGCTGCTGGCGTTCTCGGCATATGCGCGCGGCGATGGCCCGCTGGCGGGCGTGTCGTTGGACGCGGCGTTACGGTGCGACGACACCCATCGCATGGCGGGCATGCTCGACACCGCGCTGCAGTCGGGGATGCGGCCAGAGCAGATCCGCGACTTGGCCGCGACGGGATACCGGTTGGCCAACCGGCTGGGAGTGCAGTTGCCGCCCAGGCGCCCGTTCGGGCGACGCGCTGGCTAG
- the sthA gene encoding Si-specific NAD(P)(+) transhydrogenase yields MGGLGTALEYDLVVIGSGPGGQKAAIAAAKLGKRVAVIERGRMLGGVCVNTGTIPSKTLREAVVYLTGMSQRELYGASYRVKEKITTADLLARTSHVIGKEQDVVRSQLMRNRVDLIQGHGRFLDAHTVLVEEPTRGERTTVSGEHIVIATGTKPARPAGVEFDEDRVLDSDGILDLKSLPTTMVVVGAGVIGIEYASMFAALGTKVTVVEKRNDMLEFCDPEIIEALKFHLRDLAVTFRFGEEVTAVDVGAAGTVTTLASGKQIPAETVMYSAGRQGQTEHLDLPNAGLETDPRGRITVDSNFATKVDHIYAVGDVIGFPALAATSMDQGRLAAYHAFGEPAKGMTDLQPIGIYSIPEVSYVGATEVELTKKCLPYEVGVSRYRELARGQIAGDSYGMLKLLVSTDDLKLLGVHIFGTSATEMVHIGQAVMGCGGTIEYLVDAVFNYPTFSEAYKVAALDVMNKLRALNQFRH; encoded by the coding sequence ATGGGTGGCCTCGGTACCGCGCTCGAGTACGACCTCGTCGTCATAGGTTCGGGTCCGGGTGGCCAGAAAGCCGCGATCGCGGCGGCAAAGCTCGGCAAGAGGGTTGCAGTCATCGAACGTGGCCGGATGCTTGGCGGTGTTTGCGTGAACACCGGAACCATCCCGTCGAAGACGCTGCGCGAGGCGGTCGTGTACCTCACCGGTATGAGCCAGCGGGAGCTCTACGGCGCGAGCTATCGCGTCAAGGAGAAGATCACCACCGCCGACCTGCTCGCGCGCACCTCCCACGTGATCGGCAAGGAGCAGGACGTCGTGCGGTCGCAGCTCATGCGCAACCGTGTCGACCTCATCCAGGGCCACGGTCGGTTCCTCGACGCGCATACCGTGCTGGTCGAAGAACCCACGCGCGGCGAGCGCACCACGGTCAGCGGCGAACACATCGTCATCGCCACCGGCACCAAGCCGGCCCGGCCCGCCGGCGTCGAGTTCGACGAGGACCGCGTCCTGGACTCCGACGGCATCCTCGACCTGAAGTCGCTGCCGACCACGATGGTCGTGGTGGGCGCCGGGGTGATCGGCATCGAATACGCGTCCATGTTCGCCGCACTGGGCACCAAGGTGACCGTGGTCGAAAAGCGCAACGACATGCTCGAGTTCTGCGACCCCGAGATCATCGAGGCGCTGAAGTTCCACCTGCGCGACCTGGCGGTGACGTTCCGGTTCGGCGAGGAGGTCACCGCCGTCGACGTGGGCGCCGCGGGGACGGTGACGACGCTGGCCAGCGGCAAACAGATCCCGGCCGAGACGGTCATGTACTCCGCGGGCAGGCAGGGCCAGACCGAGCACCTCGACCTGCCCAACGCCGGTCTCGAAACCGACCCCCGCGGGCGGATCACCGTCGATAGCAACTTCGCAACCAAGGTCGACCACATCTACGCCGTCGGAGATGTGATCGGCTTCCCCGCGCTGGCCGCCACGTCGATGGACCAGGGCAGGCTGGCCGCCTACCACGCGTTCGGCGAACCGGCCAAGGGCATGACCGATCTTCAGCCCATCGGCATCTACTCCATCCCAGAGGTGTCCTACGTGGGTGCCACCGAGGTCGAGCTGACCAAGAAGTGTCTGCCGTATGAGGTCGGGGTGTCGCGCTACCGCGAACTGGCGCGCGGCCAGATCGCGGGCGACTCATACGGAATGCTGAAACTGCTCGTCTCCACCGACGATCTGAAGCTGCTCGGTGTGCACATCTTCGGGACGAGCGCCACCGAGATGGTCCACATCGGCCAGGCGGTGATGGGTTGCGGCGGCACAATCGAGTACCTGGTCGATGCCGTGTTCAACTACCCGACGTTCTCGGAGGCCTACAAGGTCGCGGCGCTGGACGTGATGAACAAGCTGCGCGCGCTGAATCAGTTTCGCCACTAG
- a CDS encoding proteasome assembly chaperone family protein — protein sequence MTDEADQPEQHYQPDQTGMYELEFPAPQLTSADGRGPVMLHALEGFSDAGHAIRLAAEHLKNTLDTELVASFAIDELLDYRSRRPLMTFKTDHFTHYEEPELSLYAMHDSVGTPFLLLAGMEPDLRWERFLTAVRLLAERLGVRRVIGLGAIPMAVPHTRPITMTAHANNKELIAEHQPWVGELQVPGSVSNLLEFRMSQHGYEVVGFTVHVPHYLAQTDYPAAAEVLLAEVAKCGSLQIPLEALDAAGAEVQAKINEQVEGSTEVAQVVTALEHQYDAFTTAQENRSLLAHDEDLPSGDELGAEFERFLRQQDRGKDDDAK from the coding sequence ATGACGGACGAAGCAGATCAACCGGAGCAGCATTACCAGCCGGATCAGACCGGCATGTACGAGCTGGAGTTTCCCGCTCCCCAGCTGACGTCAGCGGACGGCCGGGGACCGGTGATGCTTCACGCCCTCGAAGGTTTCTCCGACGCCGGGCACGCCATTCGGCTGGCCGCCGAGCACCTCAAGAACACGCTGGACACCGAGTTGGTGGCCTCCTTCGCCATCGACGAACTGCTGGACTATCGGTCGCGGCGTCCACTGATGACCTTCAAAACCGACCATTTCACCCACTACGAGGAACCGGAGCTCAGCCTCTACGCGATGCACGACAGCGTGGGCACACCGTTCCTGCTGCTCGCGGGCATGGAACCGGATCTGCGCTGGGAGCGATTCCTGACCGCCGTGCGACTGCTGGCCGAACGGCTGGGCGTGCGTCGAGTGATCGGTTTGGGAGCCATCCCGATGGCCGTCCCGCACACCCGCCCCATCACGATGACTGCGCACGCCAACAACAAAGAACTGATCGCCGAACATCAGCCCTGGGTGGGCGAGTTGCAGGTGCCCGGCAGCGTGTCAAACCTGTTGGAATTCCGGATGTCTCAGCACGGGTACGAAGTCGTCGGCTTCACCGTTCACGTGCCGCACTATCTGGCCCAGACCGACTATCCCGCCGCCGCCGAGGTGCTTCTCGCCGAGGTCGCCAAGTGCGGGTCACTGCAGATTCCGCTGGAGGCGCTGGACGCCGCCGGCGCCGAAGTACAGGCCAAAATCAATGAGCAGGTCGAGGGCAGCACTGAAGTGGCGCAGGTGGTGACCGCGCTGGAGCATCAGTACGACGCCTTCACCACTGCTCAGGAGAACCGTTCCCTGCTTGCCCACGATGAGGACCTGCCCAGCGGCGACGAGCTCGGTGCGGAGTTCGAACGGTTCCTCCGTCAGCAGGACAGGGGCAAGGACGACGACGCCAAATAG
- a CDS encoding alpha/beta fold hydrolase has product MAARSPNLRPVRELTPELQFRTIHGYRRAFRLAGSGPAILLIHGIGDNSTTWSTVQSKLAQRFTVIAPDLLGHGKSDKPRADYSVAAYANGMRDLLSVLDVDNVTVVGHSLGGGVAMQFAYQFPQLVERLILVGAGGVTKDVNIALRIASLPMGSEALAFLRLPLVLPTLQVAGRVAGTVFGSTPLGRDLPDVLRILADLPEPTASSAFARTLRAVVDWRGQVVTMLDRCYLTQSVPVQLIWGSGDSVIPVSHARMAHAAMPGSHLEIFDGSGHFPFHDDPDRFVEAVERFIGSTEPAVYDQDYLRGLLRTGIEKGTISGPADTRDAVLDAMGHDERSAT; this is encoded by the coding sequence ATGGCTGCGCGATCGCCCAATCTGCGACCCGTGCGGGAACTCACACCCGAGTTGCAGTTCCGCACCATTCACGGATACCGGCGCGCTTTTCGCCTGGCGGGCTCTGGACCTGCGATTCTGCTGATTCACGGCATCGGCGACAACTCCACCACCTGGAGCACCGTCCAATCCAAGTTGGCGCAGCGATTCACCGTCATTGCTCCAGACCTGCTGGGTCACGGAAAGTCCGATAAGCCCCGCGCCGACTACTCGGTGGCCGCGTACGCCAACGGCATGAGAGACCTGCTCAGTGTGCTCGACGTCGATAACGTGACCGTCGTCGGCCACTCACTGGGTGGCGGTGTCGCGATGCAATTCGCCTATCAGTTCCCCCAACTGGTCGAGCGGCTGATCCTCGTTGGCGCCGGCGGTGTCACCAAAGACGTCAACATCGCATTGCGGATCGCCTCACTTCCGATGGGCAGCGAGGCGCTGGCGTTCCTCCGACTACCTCTCGTGTTGCCCACGTTGCAGGTCGCCGGGCGCGTGGCGGGCACCGTGTTCGGTTCCACCCCGCTGGGACGCGACTTACCCGATGTACTGCGGATCCTCGCCGACCTGCCGGAGCCCACCGCATCGTCCGCGTTCGCGCGCACGCTGCGGGCCGTCGTCGACTGGCGAGGCCAGGTCGTCACGATGCTTGACCGGTGTTACTTGACACAATCCGTTCCAGTGCAACTGATTTGGGGAAGCGGAGACTCGGTGATTCCGGTAAGTCACGCCCGCATGGCGCATGCGGCGATGCCCGGCTCACATTTGGAGATCTTCGACGGTTCCGGGCACTTCCCCTTTCACGACGATCCCGACCGCTTCGTCGAGGCGGTGGAACGCTTCATCGGTTCCACCGAACCCGCCGTCTACGACCAGGACTATCTCCGTGGACTGCTGCGAACCGGCATCGAAAAGGGCACGATTTCCGGCCCGGCCGACACGCGGGATGCCGTTCTCGACGCGATGGGCCACGACGAGCGCAGCGCCACCTGA
- a CDS encoding PhzF family phenazine biosynthesis protein — translation MAIDVTVLRVFTDVDGNFGNPLGVVDNSTVAPTDRQRIATELGYSETIFIDLPAGGSNTAHARIFTPVVELPFAGHPTVGASWWLRDQGSAINTLQVPAGIVQVTYDGELTAVSARAEWAPDFAIYDLASVDELMAADPSDYSDDVEHYLWTWLDRSAATIRSRMFASHLGVPEDEATGAAAVRITDYLSRDLEIVQGKGSMISTEWSPEGWVRVAGRVVSDGTKQID, via the coding sequence ATGGCCATCGACGTAACAGTTCTGCGGGTATTCACCGACGTGGACGGCAACTTTGGAAATCCGCTAGGCGTAGTCGACAACAGCACTGTTGCCCCCACCGATCGCCAGCGGATCGCTACCGAATTGGGTTATAGCGAAACAATATTCATCGATCTACCGGCAGGCGGGTCCAACACCGCGCACGCACGCATCTTCACCCCGGTGGTCGAGTTGCCCTTCGCCGGACACCCCACTGTGGGCGCTTCGTGGTGGCTGCGCGATCAAGGTTCTGCGATCAACACCTTGCAGGTGCCGGCGGGCATTGTGCAGGTCACGTACGACGGCGAACTGACGGCCGTCAGCGCACGCGCGGAATGGGCCCCGGACTTCGCGATCTATGACCTTGCCTCCGTCGACGAACTGATGGCGGCGGATCCCTCCGACTACAGCGATGACGTCGAGCACTATCTGTGGACTTGGCTTGACCGATCGGCCGCAACGATCCGCTCACGCATGTTCGCCAGCCACCTCGGCGTTCCAGAGGACGAGGCCACGGGCGCCGCCGCGGTGCGGATCACCGACTACCTCAGCCGCGACCTCGAGATCGTGCAGGGCAAGGGGTCGATGATCTCCACCGAGTGGAGTCCTGAGGGCTGGGTGCGTGTCGCGGGACGCGTCGTCAGCGACGGCACGAAACAGATCGACTAA